One segment of Gilliamella sp. ESL0441 DNA contains the following:
- a CDS encoding antiterminator Q family protein — protein sequence MLAKQINVEECPTPKQWLNKVSLNADYDITQVLTRWGNWARKEAYIQRKGFSLYQSQKKEYKQVCLDKDGLIIDAIISTMKNSKIAKIKEEAKVLIKFYYGDEMIVDDHIYIERNKTQKSSTLIIKPKNLRQIAQDLACSEGNIRKIKSSGESYIIGALSMQTMLTGTELELLQHLVF from the coding sequence ATGCTAGCAAAACAGATCAATGTTGAAGAATGTCCTACCCCGAAACAATGGCTCAATAAAGTAAGCTTGAACGCTGATTATGATATTACTCAAGTATTAACCAGATGGGGTAATTGGGCTAGAAAAGAAGCTTACATACAACGAAAAGGTTTTAGTCTTTATCAATCACAGAAAAAGGAATATAAACAAGTCTGTTTAGATAAAGATGGATTAATTATTGATGCAATTATCTCGACAATGAAAAATAGCAAAATAGCGAAAATAAAAGAAGAAGCGAAAGTTCTCATCAAATTCTATTATGGTGATGAAATGATTGTCGATGATCATATTTATATCGAAAGAAATAAAACACAAAAATCGTCTACATTAATCATTAAACCTAAAAATTTACGTCAAATAGCTCAGGATTTAGCTTGTAGTGAAGGTAATATCCGAAAAATTAAAAGTAGTGGTGAAAGTTACATTATTGGTGCATTATCGATGCAAACGATGTTAACCGGCACTGAACTGGAGTTATTGCAACATTTAGTGTTTTAA
- the prc gene encoding carboxy terminal-processing peptidase, whose translation MSNLLKGILKLSLVMFIVSHSAHAKQPTAEQLPTLKQDEIHQIVANRVTNYFTQAHYRNFDLNGAFSAKIFDRYFKLLDGNKAIFTQSDINRFRSKQESIGQELLDGNLKLAYDIYNLAIQKRYKRYQYALKVLARPMDFSSKDSIDFKREDISWASSEKELDVYWNKRVKYDELSLSLSGKNEQEIRDILSKRYNRVLRTLVQSNTEDAFQVFMNAFAREIDPHTSYLAPRKKRDFDSEMSLSLEGIGATLSQKDDYTEIMSFVTGGPAEKSKQLAVGDKIIGVGQNNAAIEDVIGWRLDDVVDKIRGPKGTVVKLEILPAGNNSKPKVIELTRDKIHFEDREAKLKIIDNERGKVGVIEIPSFYIGLTDKVESLLTQANKENLKGLVIDLRDNGGGSLGEVILLTGLFIDKGPVVQVRDNLQKVTVYDDKNKGIKYSGPIVVMVNRYSASASEIFSAAMQDYGRAVIVGETTYGKGTVQTSRNIAYPVDASLHPDWPELGGVQYTVQKFYRINGGSTQLKGVEPDIEMSRTKYVDETGERFLDNALPWDKIPSAKYTKVANLKPMLSKLKKEHLSRIANNPEFIYLEQDIKRFNNKKDSQYIVSLNKKEREAEQKNDEDRDLRRMNERLNRAGLSPIKKMEDLPKDYKKPDAYLDEAIEILLDFVPNYANVALRQGDEEITSFNISVR comes from the coding sequence ATGAGTAACTTATTAAAAGGTATTTTAAAATTAAGCTTAGTGATGTTTATAGTTAGCCACAGTGCTCATGCTAAGCAACCTACAGCTGAACAACTACCCACTTTAAAACAAGATGAAATCCATCAAATCGTAGCGAATCGAGTAACGAATTATTTTACTCAAGCACATTACCGTAATTTTGATTTGAATGGTGCCTTTTCAGCTAAGATTTTTGATCGTTATTTCAAATTATTAGACGGAAATAAAGCGATATTTACGCAAAGTGATATTAATCGTTTTAGAAGTAAGCAAGAATCAATAGGTCAAGAATTATTAGATGGTAACTTAAAACTAGCTTACGATATTTATAATCTAGCTATTCAAAAACGATATAAACGTTATCAATATGCTTTAAAAGTACTCGCTCGCCCAATGGATTTTTCATCTAAGGATAGTATCGATTTTAAAAGGGAAGATATTTCGTGGGCAAGTTCAGAGAAAGAACTTGATGTTTATTGGAATAAAAGAGTTAAATATGATGAACTGAGCTTATCTTTATCCGGTAAAAATGAACAAGAGATACGAGATATACTAAGCAAACGTTATAACCGTGTATTAAGAACTTTAGTTCAATCAAACACTGAAGATGCTTTTCAAGTTTTCATGAATGCTTTTGCTCGTGAAATTGATCCTCATACAAGTTATTTGGCACCACGTAAAAAACGTGATTTTGATTCTGAAATGAGTCTATCATTAGAAGGTATAGGCGCAACCCTAAGTCAAAAAGATGATTATACTGAAATTATGTCATTTGTAACTGGTGGTCCAGCTGAGAAAAGTAAGCAACTTGCTGTGGGTGATAAAATTATTGGTGTAGGTCAAAATAACGCTGCGATAGAAGATGTGATTGGTTGGCGTTTAGATGATGTGGTTGATAAAATCCGTGGACCGAAAGGGACAGTAGTTAAATTAGAAATTTTACCAGCAGGTAACAATAGTAAACCCAAAGTTATAGAATTAACTCGCGATAAAATTCATTTCGAAGATAGAGAAGCAAAATTGAAGATCATCGATAATGAACGAGGAAAAGTCGGGGTTATTGAGATTCCAAGTTTCTATATTGGATTAACAGATAAAGTAGAATCATTATTAACGCAAGCTAATAAAGAAAACTTAAAAGGTCTTGTTATTGATTTGCGTGACAATGGGGGAGGTTCGCTCGGTGAAGTTATCCTATTAACTGGATTATTTATTGATAAAGGCCCTGTTGTTCAAGTACGCGATAACTTACAAAAAGTGACAGTTTATGACGATAAAAATAAAGGCATCAAGTATTCCGGTCCAATTGTTGTTATGGTTAATCGATATAGTGCGTCTGCTTCCGAAATATTTTCTGCAGCAATGCAAGATTACGGACGTGCCGTAATTGTAGGTGAAACGACTTATGGTAAAGGTACAGTTCAAACATCTCGAAATATTGCTTATCCAGTGGATGCAAGTTTACATCCTGATTGGCCAGAATTGGGTGGCGTTCAATATACGGTTCAAAAATTTTATCGCATTAACGGTGGTAGTACGCAGTTAAAAGGTGTTGAACCAGACATTGAAATGAGTAGAACTAAGTATGTTGATGAAACAGGTGAACGATTCTTAGATAATGCTCTGCCATGGGATAAGATACCTTCGGCAAAATATACTAAAGTTGCAAATCTTAAACCAATGCTATCGAAACTTAAAAAAGAGCATTTATCGCGAATTGCAAATAATCCTGAGTTTATTTATCTTGAACAAGATATAAAAAGATTCAACAATAAAAAAGATAGCCAATATATTGTTTCGTTAAATAAGAAAGAGCGTGAAGCAGAACAAAAAAATGACGAAGATCGTGATTTACGACGAATGAATGAGCGTTTAAATCGTGCTGGTTTATCGCCAATTAAAAAAATGGAAGATCTACCTAAGGATTATAAAAAACCCGATGCTTATTTAGATGAAGCAATTGAAATATTACTGGATTTTGTTCCAAATTATGCAAATGTTGCGTTACGGCAAGGTGATGAAGAAATAACTTCATTCAATATTTCCGTAAGATAG
- a CDS encoding D-Ala-D-Ala carboxypeptidase family metallohydrolase yields the protein MKLTEHFKLEEFTYSLTASRLKIDNSVPAALMPNIQLTAIKLELVRKALEHPIIITSGYRCPALNARIGGAANSAHTKGLAVDFRSPFGTPKQICQRLIDAGVVFDKLIQEHNQWVHIGFSPTKNRQIVLTAIKNGGKTVYLNGLM from the coding sequence ATGAAATTGACTGAACACTTCAAACTGGAAGAGTTTACTTATTCACTGACCGCCAGTCGACTAAAAATAGACAATTCAGTACCGGCAGCACTGATGCCCAATATCCAATTAACAGCAATAAAACTTGAACTGGTCAGAAAAGCCCTTGAGCACCCAATCATCATTACTTCCGGTTACCGTTGTCCGGCATTAAATGCCCGGATCGGTGGTGCTGCAAATAGTGCTCATACAAAGGGTTTAGCGGTTGACTTTCGTTCTCCATTTGGTACGCCGAAACAAATTTGTCAACGCTTAATTGATGCCGGTGTGGTATTTGATAAGCTTATCCAAGAGCATAATCAATGGGTGCATATCGGATTTAGTCCAACCAAAAACCGTCAAATAGTACTCACTGCAATTAAAAATGGCGGTAAAACAGTGTATTTAAATGGTTTGATGTGA
- a CDS encoding phage holin family protein yields the protein MKMKPMPIKEPDHINWYVVVYLFFITLLGSLASYCYQIINGNKFNLMILIAQIFISTFAGGLVLLAASYFNWQFELAGGVAGLAGWSGATLIKTLEEQLLKKTREHDN from the coding sequence ATGAAGATGAAACCTATGCCAATCAAAGAGCCTGACCATATCAATTGGTATGTTGTCGTTTATTTATTTTTTATCACTTTACTTGGTTCACTTGCCAGTTATTGCTATCAAATTATCAATGGTAATAAGTTCAATCTGATGATTTTAATTGCTCAGATCTTTATCTCCACCTTTGCTGGCGGTTTGGTTTTGCTAGCGGCAAGTTACTTTAACTGGCAGTTTGAACTGGCAGGCGGTGTGGCTGGGTTAGCGGGGTGGTCAGGTGCCACATTAATCAAAACACTTGAAGAACAATTATTAAAAAAAACACGTGAACATGATAATTGA
- a CDS encoding YnhF family membrane protein — protein sequence MNTDLKYALLTVIASLGVIAVFGIIVCMN from the coding sequence ATGAATACAGATTTAAAATATGCATTATTAACTGTAATCGCCTCGTTGGGGGTGATTGCTGTTTTCGGTATTATTGTGTGCATGAATTAA